DNA from Candidatus Ishikawaella capsulata Mpkobe:
TGGTTTTATACGTGAACGTAATTATAAGGGTATGATGTTAGAATCAACAATTGAGCTAGAGAATGGTAAAATAGTTAAAGTAAGTGAATTTTTTAATGAGGATGATCCTGATTTTGATTATTCTTTAAATCAGAAAGTAATAGTAAAATGGATAGAAAGCTGGGAGGTAATATTACCTTATGAGGTTAATGCATAATTTATTTCAAAAAATTGTAATAGCATTAATTGTTAGTTGGATGACTATATTTGTTTTATTGCCTAACTTAATGGTTTTTATTACTAGTTTTCTTACCAGAAGTAATGATCATCTAATTAGTCCAGTTTTTACTTTTAATAATTATTCACAATTATTAAATCCACTATATGCTAAGGTAATAATGCACTCATTATATATGGCATTTAATGCTACTATATTTTGTCTAATAATAGGGTATCCATTTGCTTGGAGTATAACAGGAATCTCCAAGCAGCAGCTTCGCTCAATGATGCTAATATTATTAATATTGCCTTTTTGGACAAGTTCTCTAATTCGTATATATAGCTTAAAAAATTTGCTTAGTGCTGGTGGATTGTTAAATAGATTTTTAGTTTGGCTAGGTGTAATTACTAACCCGTTACATATTATATATACACAACAAGCAGTAATAATTGGACTAATTTATATTCTATTTCCTTTCATGGTACTACCAATTTACTCTAGTTTAGAAAAGTTAAATAAAATTTATTTAGAAGCCTCTCGAGATCTTGGAGCTAGTAAAATACAGAGATTTTTACATATTATTATTCCCTTGACTATGCCTGGCATAGTTGCTGGTTGTTTGCTAGTATTTGTACCGGCAATGGGAATGTTTTTTGTATCGGACTTGATGGGAGGTGCAAAAAATTTGTTAATTGGTAATGTGATTAAAAACCAATTTTTAAATATACGTGATTGGCCATTGGGATCAGCAACTAGTATTATAATAACTTTGCTGATGGGTTTCATGTTACTATGTTATTGGTATACTATATCCCGTATTCATATCTACTCAAACAAGGTAAAATAGATAAATGATCGTAAAGTGGTTACGTCACATATTTATGGCAATAGTGTATTTTTGCTTGTATGTTCCTCTTGTTATCTTAATAGCTAATTCTTTTAACACTTCTCGTTTCGGTATAATGTGGAAAGGATTCAGCCTGTATTGGTATACATTATTAATGCATAATAATAGTTTAATCCAAGCAGCTGAACATTCTCTACTTATGGGAATGATTTCTTCGACCTTTGCTACAATTATAGGATCATTAACTGCTGTTGCTCTTTATCGTTATCATTTTAAAGGTAAATCATTTATACGTGGTATGTTATTTGTCATAATGATGTCACCAGATATATTGATGGCAATTTCGTTACTCGTACTTTTTATATTGTTAAAAATACCTTTTGGTTTTTGTTCTTTACTATTGTCTCATATTACATTTTGTCTTCCTTTTGTAGTTATTACGG
Protein-coding regions in this window:
- the potB gene encoding spermidine/putrescine ABC transporter permease PotB; amino-acid sequence: MRLMHNLFQKIVIALIVSWMTIFVLLPNLMVFITSFLTRSNDHLISPVFTFNNYSQLLNPLYAKVIMHSLYMAFNATIFCLIIGYPFAWSITGISKQQLRSMMLILLILPFWTSSLIRIYSLKNLLSAGGLLNRFLVWLGVITNPLHIIYTQQAVIIGLIYILFPFMVLPIYSSLEKLNKIYLEASRDLGASKIQRFLHIIIPLTMPGIVAGCLLVFVPAMGMFFVSDLMGGAKNLLIGNVIKNQFLNIRDWPLGSATSIIITLLMGFMLLCYWYTISRIHIYSNKVK
- the potC gene encoding spermidine/putrescine ABC transporter permease PotC, with protein sequence MIVKWLRHIFMAIVYFCLYVPLVILIANSFNTSRFGIMWKGFSLYWYTLLMHNNSLIQAAEHSLLMGMISSTFATIIGSLTAVALYRYHFKGKSFIRGMLFVIMMSPDILMAISLLVLFILLKIPFGFCSLLLSHITFCLPFVVITVYSRLAGFDNFILEAAKDLGAKETTILSKIILPLAMPAILAGYLMSFTLSLDDVVISSFVTSPTFEILPLKIYSMIKIGLSPEINAIAAIFMIISLLLVVISQLLLNMNQLEN